GTTTTTAAACACGTCACGGGATTCATGGCGGTTGTAAAAGCCTCCACAGCTGAGGAGGCGGCGGAGTACGCGCTGAGGCAGCTATGATAGAGGAGATTTTCCAAGACCTGGACGCCTTGGATCTGGGGAGTTCCGCAGTCGACGTGGGAGCCGGCTTCGGCGCCTCGACGGAGTACCTCCTGAGGAGGGGGGTGAGGGTCTGCGCTGTGGACGTCGACCCAGGAGTGGTGACGAGCCTGAGGAGCCGCTTCCGGCAGTTCGTGGAGATCGGCATGCTTAGGCTAGACCTGGCGCCGGCCGAGGCCCTGCCCTACCGCGACGCCGCGTGCAACTCCGCGATTTCCGTCGTGGCGCTACACCACTTTAGAGACGTGCGCAGAGCCCTGCTGGAGATGGAGAGGGTGGCGAGACGCCTCGTGGTGGTGTACGACTGGGCGCCCGAGGCGGGCGGCGTGACCAACCCCCACAGCCCCGAGGAGCTTAGTCAGAAAATGGAGACGGCGGTGGAGATAGCCAAGACGCTGGGGTTTGAATACACGGCGAGGCGCCTCTGGTACAGACTCTTAAAACGCAAAACTTTATAAGACGTGCAGAGACGGCGACATGCGCTTCTTAACACTGGCGCTTCTGGCGGCGTTGATCGCGCTGGCCGTATCGCCAATAAGACTTGAAGTCGATTCAGTGCTGGTGTCTCCTATAAACACTACAAAAATCGTGGACTACGTCAAGGGGGCGAAGCAGGCGGTGTACGTAGAGGTCTACGTCCTCACCTACAGACCCCTAGCCGACGCCCTAGTCGAGGCCGCTAGGCGGGGCGTCGATGTCTACGTAGTCCTCTCGGCTAAGGTATACGGCGGAGTTCCCCAGCAGGCAAAGGAACTCGCCAGCTACATGGAGAGCAACGGCGTGAAGGTTAGGTGGAACGGCGACTTCCCCAACGTCCACACAAAGCTATACGTCATAGACAACAAGACAGTCATCATAGGCAACATAAACCCAACGGCCTCGGGCTTCAGCAGAAACAAAGGGGTGATGCTGGTGATCCACAACGCCACCCTCGCCCGCCAGCTGACCACCATAATCCTCAACGACTACCGCGGGGTATACCCCCGCTACAGATACCCCGGCGTCTTGGTGTCGCCGATAAACTCCCAGGACGGCCTCGAGTGGATACTCAGCCAGCCAGGCGAGCTGTACATAGCCATGGAACAGATATATACAGACTCCGGCCTAGTCCCCCTAATCCTCCGGCACCCCACGTACTACGCCGTGGTGGCTAGGACAGACGCCGACATAAACACCGCAGTGGACGAGGACATCGTCGCCAAGATAATTGTAGTGGGCGACTACGTCTACGTCGGGTCGATAAACATCGGCTACTACTCAATACAGAGGAACAGAGAAGTCGGCCTCCTAATCCACAACCCCCAGCTAGCCCAGCGCCTCAAGGCCCTGGTGTTGCAGTGGTACAGAGAAGCCGGCGGCAAGCCGCCAGCCACCACACAGACGGCGACAACCCCCGCCACAGCCCCCGCGACGAGAACCCAGCCCACCACAACCGCCGCCACTCAGCCCACGACCAACACGGCGGCCGCTAGGGGAGGCGGCTACGGACTGCACATACTGATATGGGTGGTGATAATCATAGCGGCAGTTCTCTTCGTCCTCTGGATGAATAGGAAAAGGCCGTAAAGTATATATTGACGGAGCGGGACGCCGGCGTGAAGACTGAGTACTACCTCGTCCTGGAGGCCCTCGCCTCAGGAACGCCCCCTGGCAGGATCAGCAAGATGCTAGACATGGAGCCCCACGACGTAGAGGCGATAATCAACACCCTCCAGGAGAGGGGCTACGTGGAGAGGAAAGGCGCCCGCTACGTCTTGACAGAGGCGGGGCGCAAGACGCTGGAGGAGTGGAGAGAGCGGGTGAGGAGAGAGCTAGGGGACGCCGTGGAGCTCCGCAGAGCCGGCAGAGAGGCAGAGGCCTGGGAAATCGTGGAGAAGTGGCTCCCCGCACTCCCCATACTCGTAGGCCTCGGCGTGGTTTCCCTCGCCCTGTGGAAACTCCTCACAGCTAAGCGGTAGCGTTGGGCTAGGAAATGCCAATCCCCGCTTCTCTAAGCTTGATCTTGAGGTCTTGGCACTGCCCCACTGAGAGGTAGAGTAGCTCGTCGTAGTAGTCCCAGTCGGCGGCCACCACGACGCCCCGCGTCAGGGCCTCGGCGACGAGGCAAGGCGGCGCGAGTCCGGCGGGCACCACGTCGGCGGGGACGCCCAGGGCCTCTTCTATCTCGGCCGCGAGGCGGAGGGCCTCTCCCAGATCCGAGCCGTCGATGAGGACATCGACGTCGTGCACCACCTCCGACTCCGCGGCGGAGCCGAACAGCACGGCCAGCCTCCTGCCGCCGGCCGCCCTCCTCAACTTCTCCAGAACCTCGTCCAGCCTAACTTGATAGACAGGGCGCATTTTCCTCAACCCTCTTGATAAATTCGAGGACGCATTTGAAGTCGCTCTTCACCGCGTCGTACACCCTTCTGTCGTCCACTGCGAAGTATCTATGGACGAGGAGGTTGCGGAGCCCCACCAAGGCGGCTAGGACCTCTCCACAGCCGATCCCCAGCCTCCTGTCCACCTCCCTTAGACACTCGCGGTAGGAGGAAAACACGCGGCCCCACGCCGCCCTCGCGAACTTCATACACATAGAGGCGAGGGCCTCTACGAGCACAATTAGCTGGTATCGAAGGGCCCACACCTCCTCGTCGCTGAGTTCCTCAAATCTGCGGCTAGCTATCCTCAAGGCGTCGTTTATAGCCCCCCGCGCCTCCGATGCCCTCTGGAGTACGGAGAGGCAAGTCCCCATTACGCGAGGGCCTCGGGGGTGGAGGTCCCCAGCCTAACCCGCGCCGGGTCTAGGCCGAAGCCTATGGCTTCTATAATGGCGCGGGCCTGCTCCCTTGTCCTAATCCCGCCGGCCATCTTCACCCCCAGTCTGTACCCCCTCTCTCTGATGTACCTGGCGATCGCCGCCGCCCTCTCAGGCGTGGAGTGGGTGGGGTTGCCCAGCTGCTTGGCGTAGGCCTCCTCGGCGAAGCCGGTGGAGCTTTTTATAAAGTGGGCCCCGGCCTCCGCCACTATGTCGTACAGCCTGTACCTCTCCTCGTCGGTGAGATAAGGCTCCTCTACGATCACCTTGACAACCCTCCCGCCGGCCGCCCCCACCACGCTGACGAGGTCCCGCCTCACCTCCACCCATCTCTGGGACTTCACCAAGCCGATCGGCGCCACGACGTCCAGCTCCTCCGCCACCTCCGCGAGCCTAGAGACGGCTTGCGCCCTCTCCCAGGTCTGGGAGGCGCCGAAGGGGAAGTCGACCACCACGCAGAGCCTCACCCTCCTCAGAAGCGGCCTCACGTACTGGGCGTAGACCGGGTTGACGCAGAAGGAGGCCACCCCCAGCTCCTCAGCCCTAGCGGCACCCCTCGCCACATCCTCCACGGTCAGATACGGCTTAAGAAGGGCGTAGTCCACCACCTGGAGCACTGGGGAAAGGCGCCACATCTATAAAAACATTCTCCCACAAGCCGGCATGGACATGGTGAGAGCCCACGTCTTCATAAGGGGGAGGGTGCAGGGCGTCTTCTTCAGGCAGTCTATGAGAGAGGTCGCCACTAGACACGGCGTCAAGGGCTGGGTCAGGAACAAATCCGACGGCAGGACAGTCGAGGCCGTGCTGGAGGGGCCGAGAGACGCTGTGGAGAAGGTCCTCCAGTGGGCACAGGTGGGGCCCCCCGGCGCCCGTGTAGAGGACTTGGAGGTGCGCTGGGAGGAGTACCGCGGCGAGTTCCAAGACTTTAAAATACTGCCGACCGAGTAGAACAGGGCCCCTTGCCACAGCCGGCGTGTTTTCGCCAGGCGTCTCCTCTACTTTACGTCGCCGCCGTGACGATGGCGGCAACGTGGACGAGGGGTCACTGGACACTGCCGGAGCAATGCCGAAAGTCGTACAGTAGGCGCGTGTCCGACCCGCGGCTACAGACTTGAAACGCGTGGCTGGTAGTTCGGCACCCCTCCCTAAACCGCACTACGCCCAGATTGATGGCGGCTGTGGAGCCCTTGCCTCTCGCATCTCTATTCGTATCTGAGGGCGTCTACTATGTTTAGTCTACTCGCTCTGTAGGCGGGGGCCAGGGCGCCTAGCATATTGGCGGCCAGCACCACCGCGGCTGAGGCGAGCACGGCCGCGGGGGTTATTTTGAGTTTCAGTGCGGTGCCGAAGCCTATGGGGATTGATATCTGCGAGATGAGGAACAGGACTGGCAGCGCGGCGGCGATGCCCATGGCTATTACAATGAGGGACTCGGCGAGTATCACCGCGAGGATGTGCCTCCTCTTGAACCCGACGGCCCTCATTATGCCGATTTCCTTCGTCCTCTGCAGAATAGATATTGTCATGGTGTCGTAGAGCCACATAGCGGTTATCAAGGCGCTTACGCCGGCCAAGACGCCGAGCCCCATCTGGGCAATGGCGGCGAACTGCCCAACCTGTCGCGCCAGTACCTGGGGGGAGAGGATGGTGGCGTCTGGGAAGTAGGGCGTCAGCCGGGCCGCCGCCTTCTCAGCAGTCTGGGGGCTGTCCGTGATGACGTAGATCAAGGCGTAGCCCTCAACCGCGGAGAGGGCTCTGTCCACAAAGACGTCGCCGCCGCCGAGAGGGCCCGCGATGCCGGAGAGGTCCACCACCCCCGCCGCTGTCACCTCCAGCGGCGGACCCGTCGAGCGCTCCAGCGTAACAGGCATGCCTGACTCGAGCGGTACGTCCCCGGCCATCTTGACCCTGGTGGAGACCAGGGCTAGGGAGCCTCCTACCGACATGACGCCGGACTTCAAGGCGTCCCGCGGAATTAACACGTCCACGGCCTCTGGCGGCACGTAGTATATCATCACGTCCCTCTCGGAGCCGTCTGGCAACCTCGCCTTGGCGCCCTCCCCCGTCATCGGTATAACCACCGCCGTTGGGAGGAGGGCGGAAACCGTGGCCACGTCGGCCTCTGTAAGAGGCCTAAACCGGGGCAGTATCCACACCGTGTTTAGCCCAAGGCGCTGAAAGGCCTCCTCCACGACGCCCTTGAAGGTCTCCCCTATGGAGAGCGCCGTCGCGAGGGCTAGAAAGGCGATGAAGACGCCCAGGGCGGCGAGTGCCGACCTGCCGGCCCTCTCCCTAACCGCCAGCCACGCAAGCCTAGCTACGTCTGGCAACACGGCCCCGCCTGAAGCCCAGCGCCAACAGCGCAACTGCCACCGCCGCCAGCGCCGCAACGGCATAGAGCTGCGGGTTGCTCCCCCCGCCGCCTCCCGAGCCCGTGGCCGTCGCCGGGGCGTAAGCAGTTTCCGTCTTGTTGACCACCACCTCCACCGTCTGCTCCGCTGTGTAGCTTCTGCCGAGCCTATCCCAATATGTCGCCGCTACCCTCACCTGGTACCTCCCGGGGCTGTCGGCCGTTAGGGTGAAGACGGCGTCTTTGCTCGTCTGGGGCGGCACTGCGCCCAGCGGGCCGGGTTGCCTCACCACCTTGACGGGGCCCGAGACGTTTAGCCTGACGTCTCTGGCCTCCACACCGCCGGAGTTGTAGAGCCTCACCGTTAGGTAGAAGGGGTTGCCGGGCTCGGCCTTCTCGGGGCTGACCGAGGCGGAGAGGGACAGGATCGGGCGCTGGGTGGCTACTAGGTACAGCGTCCCGCCGTACTCCCCGGAGATCCCAGACGCAAGGGTGTACACGATCTTGTAGCCAAGGGCGGCTGTGCCCACGACGTCGGAGGGTACCTCCACGGGGATGTCAACCGATCCTCCCCCCAGCCTCGCGGTGATCTGGGGGAAGACCAAGCCGCTGACGGGAAACAGCGTGACCGTAGCCTCCGACACGTTTACAAGGGGCTTCACGTAGATGCGCAGGACGTGCCTCCCCCCAGAGGCGACCTCAGACGGCTCCACGGAGACGTCGAATATCTGCCTCTGAGCCGCCAAGAGGTTCACCACGTGCCTCGTGGAGTAGCCGCCCGGGTTTACCACGGTGACGTCTAGAGTAACAACGCTGGAGGTGGGTACTATCTGGAGAGTCAGCTCGGCCTTGTCGCTGGCGGTGAAGGTCACGGGGTTGACCCCCAGCGCCACCCCGCCGGACACAGAGATAGACCCTTCAAAAACGCCGGGGTACTTGATGGAGATCTTGACGTTGTTCACATCGCCGGCCACCAGCGTCGTGGGCGACACGGCTATCTCCACCACGTCGGCGGGCACCGAGTATACCGGGAGGGGCACCTCCACCCGGTCCACAGCCCCGGTGTCTAGTTGCACAACCACCGGCACGTAGACCACCGGGGGAGCGGCGTATACAGAGCCCCATATCTCCGCCTCGCCGTTTACAAGCGGCGCCGAGGAGCTGCCTGCGTACACCGTGCCGTTTACAGGTATGCTGTACCGAACGGCGAAGCCCACAGACTCGACGAGACCAGCCCTCAGCCACGTCACCTTAGGCACGACGAGGGGTGCCGGCCTGGGCTTAACCGCCAGGGGGATCTGCCGCGACACGGCCACCTCCCTCCCCAGCGCGTCCCGCGTCCTCACAGTCGCCACCAGCGCCGCGTTGAAGTCCAGAGGCGCCACAGCCACGTATACACACCAGTTGCCCAGCTCCCCTCTGAACCGCGCGTCGCCGTACAGCCTCGCCCCAACGGCGGACACCTCCACAGTGCCGTTGTAGGTATACCCGTCGTATACGCACAGCGACACCCTCCCCACAACCCCCAGGTAGAGAGTGCCGTTTACCCTAAACGCGGGGGAGGGGTAGTGCGGAACCGCCACCTCGTGGTACTCCACCTTCTCAACGCCGTCCCCAAGCGCCCCGGCCTTCACCGTGTGCCTCGACCTAAACACCACCCGGCACCCCTCCGAGACCCCCAGCTCCTCCGCCCTCACCTTCAGCACCACCTCAAAAACACCGGGCCCCGCGGAGGCGGCGCGGGCCGCCTCGGCCGAGGCCTGTCTGCACTTAAGCTCCACGCCTACGTCGATGTGCTGGGCGGCGAGGTAGAAAGACAGCTTGTACAGCCCGACGTCGCCGGGGTACTTAGGCAAGTCCACCCACTGCCCGCCGAGGAAGAGAAAATCAGCCGCCGGCTGGAAGAGAGCCGCCTGCCCCGCCGCGAGGGCCGCCAGCGCGACGGCCAGGGCCGCGGCGTGCCTCATATCAGCTACCTCTCCTCTCCAGCAACCAGGAGAGCACCAGCGGGCCGGCGAAGGTGAGCACTGCGCCGAGTATTTGGAACACCGCTGGGGGCGCGGGCTCGTTAGGCGTCTTAATTAACACGCCCGGCAACACAGAGATGAGGAGAAGCGCCAGCGAGAAAATCGCCCCCTTCCCATACCACGGAAGCTTCAGCCTATCCCACACCGCGGCCATGATCAAGCCCACGATGGTCAAGATTATGAGGTTGCCCAGAACGCCGCCCACAAACGCCCCCAACCCCAAGGCCCCCGCCGCGAACTCAACAGCCTGTTTCGCGGCCTCTGGCGAGGCGCCTGACTCCACGGCCACTTTGTATATACTCTCCAAAATCTGGGGCTTGATGCTCTCCACGGCTAGGTACCCCACGACGCCGTTTAACAAGCCAAAGAGGAGGCCCGTCAAGGCGCCCCACTTAGCTCCAGCCGAGAGCTTCATACAAATTCAAGAGATTTAATTAATTTATGGATTGTGGAGATGCCGGTGGACGTCTTGGTGCTCTACACGGGGGGGAAGGACAGCCACTACGCCGCCCTCCGGGCCGTGGAGGAGGGGCACGTAATCAAGTGCCTAGTCACGGCCGCGCCGCGTAGGCAGGACTCCTACATGTTCCATACTGTGAACGTCATGTGGGCGTCGCTACACGGCGAGGCGATGGGGGTGCCCCACCACTTCGTTGAGGTTTCTGGGGAGAAGGAAAGGGAGGTGAAGGAGCTGGCCGGAGCTCTCCGATACGCGGCTAGGGACTGCGGCGTGGAGGCTGTGGTGACCGGGGCCGTGGCGTCTAGATACCAGAGGGAGAGGGTGGACAAAATCGCGGAGAGGCT
The sequence above is drawn from the Pyrobaculum ferrireducens genome and encodes:
- a CDS encoding acylphosphatase — encoded protein: MDMVRAHVFIRGRVQGVFFRQSMREVATRHGVKGWVRNKSDGRTVEAVLEGPRDAVEKVLQWAQVGPPGARVEDLEVRWEEYRGEFQDFKILPTE
- a CDS encoding phospholipase D-like domain-containing protein, translating into MRFLTLALLAALIALAVSPIRLEVDSVLVSPINTTKIVDYVKGAKQAVYVEVYVLTYRPLADALVEAARRGVDVYVVLSAKVYGGVPQQAKELASYMESNGVKVRWNGDFPNVHTKLYVIDNKTVIIGNINPTASGFSRNKGVMLVIHNATLARQLTTIILNDYRGVYPRYRYPGVLVSPINSQDGLEWILSQPGELYIAMEQIYTDSGLVPLILRHPTYYAVVARTDADINTAVDEDIVAKIIVVGDYVYVGSINIGYYSIQRNREVGLLIHNPQLAQRLKALVLQWYREAGGKPPATTQTATTPATAPATRTQPTTTAATQPTTNTAAARGGGYGLHILIWVVIIIAAVLFVLWMNRKRP
- a CDS encoding diphthine--ammonia ligase yields the protein MPVDVLVLYTGGKDSHYAALRAVEEGHVIKCLVTAAPRRQDSYMFHTVNVMWASLHGEAMGVPHHFVEVSGEKEREVKELAGALRYAARDCGVEAVVTGAVASRYQRERVDKIAERLGLRHVAPLWGRGQEELLLEEAARLGFIIVAAMAMGLGRGWLGVRVGPTEARRLIELSRLYGFSPVGEGGEYETYVVESPLFRGRRVEVVEGDVVWSEAGWGYYVIKKARLV
- a CDS encoding DUF86 domain-containing protein, giving the protein MGTCLSVLQRASEARGAINDALRIASRRFEELSDEEVWALRYQLIVLVEALASMCMKFARAAWGRVFSSYRECLREVDRRLGIGCGEVLAALVGLRNLLVHRYFAVDDRRVYDAVKSDFKCVLEFIKRVEENAPCLSS
- a CDS encoding class I SAM-dependent methyltransferase, with amino-acid sequence MIEEIFQDLDALDLGSSAVDVGAGFGASTEYLLRRGVRVCAVDVDPGVVTSLRSRFRQFVEIGMLRLDLAPAEALPYRDAACNSAISVVALHHFRDVRRALLEMERVARRLVVVYDWAPEAGGVTNPHSPEELSQKMETAVEIAKTLGFEYTARRLWYRLLKRKTL
- a CDS encoding nucleotidyltransferase family protein, whose amino-acid sequence is MRPVYQVRLDEVLEKLRRAAGGRRLAVLFGSAAESEVVHDVDVLIDGSDLGEALRLAAEIEEALGVPADVVPAGLAPPCLVAEALTRGVVVAADWDYYDELLYLSVGQCQDLKIKLREAGIGIS
- a CDS encoding winged helix-turn-helix domain-containing protein, which encodes MKTEYYLVLEALASGTPPGRISKMLDMEPHDVEAIINTLQERGYVERKGARYVLTEAGRKTLEEWRERVRRELGDAVELRRAGREAEAWEIVEKWLPALPILVGLGVVSLALWKLLTAKR
- a CDS encoding ABC transporter permease, which encodes MLPDVARLAWLAVRERAGRSALAALGVFIAFLALATALSIGETFKGVVEEAFQRLGLNTVWILPRFRPLTEADVATVSALLPTAVVIPMTGEGAKARLPDGSERDVMIYYVPPEAVDVLIPRDALKSGVMSVGGSLALVSTRVKMAGDVPLESGMPVTLERSTGPPLEVTAAGVVDLSGIAGPLGGGDVFVDRALSAVEGYALIYVITDSPQTAEKAAARLTPYFPDATILSPQVLARQVGQFAAIAQMGLGVLAGVSALITAMWLYDTMTISILQRTKEIGIMRAVGFKRRHILAVILAESLIVIAMGIAAALPVLFLISQISIPIGFGTALKLKITPAAVLASAAVVLAANMLGALAPAYRASRLNIVDALRYE
- the deoC gene encoding deoxyribose-phosphate aldolase produces the protein MLQVVDYALLKPYLTVEDVARGAARAEELGVASFCVNPVYAQYVRPLLRRVRLCVVVDFPFGASQTWERAQAVSRLAEVAEELDVVAPIGLVKSQRWVEVRRDLVSVVGAAGGRVVKVIVEEPYLTDEERYRLYDIVAEAGAHFIKSSTGFAEEAYAKQLGNPTHSTPERAAAIARYIRERGYRLGVKMAGGIRTREQARAIIEAIGFGLDPARVRLGTSTPEALA